A single region of the Triticum dicoccoides isolate Atlit2015 ecotype Zavitan chromosome 2B, WEW_v2.0, whole genome shotgun sequence genome encodes:
- the LOC119361143 gene encoding probable purine permease 11, translating into MRLWIDMGDAGEIRMQIAGPSRGVANNGTSPATAAPPTMSERVQWWAVVLVNIVFLLGGQSVASFLGRIYYDQGGGSLWMATVVQSCGTPLAIPLLLYFRRRPRSTAVTRPPLLKISAIYAGLGVLLAADNLMYSYALLYLSLSTYSLICATQLSFNAVFSYFLNKEKFTALILNSVVLLTFSAALVGVSHGSDGTNSSVPEGKFPLGFALTLTASALFSLILSLMQLTFDKVLKSDTFYDVVEMQFWSNTAAAVVSVAGLFISGEWSSLDGEMDGYKKGKVAYGMTLAWTAISWQLATVGMMGLVAAVSSLFTNVISTVGLPLSPIVAVIFFGDQMDGVKVLAMLIGVWGFLSYIYQHYLDDAKVKKILAERLADDDEHQTVKLNTE; encoded by the exons ATGCGGCT ATGGATCGACATGGGCGATGCTGGGGAAATTCGTATGCAGATCGCAGGTCCCTCTC GAGGCGTAGCTAACAATGGCACGTCTCCGGCAACCGCGGCGCCGCCGACGATGTCGGAACGCGTACAATGGTGGGCGGTGGTGCTCGTCAACATCGTGTTCCTCCTCGGCGGGCAGAGCGTCGCGAGCTTCCTCGGCAGGATCTACTACGACCAGGGGGGCGGCAGCTTGTGGATGGCCACGGTGGTTCAGTCCTGCGGCACGCCGCTCGCCATCCCGCTGCTCCTCTACTTCCGGCGTCGCCCTAGGTCCACCGCGGTGACGCGGCCGCCGCTCCTCAAGATCTCGGCCATCTACGCCGGCCTGGGGGTCCTCCTCGCCGCCGACAACCTGATGTACTCCTACGCGCTCCTCTACCTGTCGCTGTCGACCTACTCGCTCATCTGCGCGACGCAGCTCTCCTTCAACGCCGTCTTCTCCTACTTCCTCAACAAGGAGAAGTTCACCGCGCTCATCCTCAACTCCGTCGTGCTGCTCACCTTCTCCGCGGCGCTCGTCGGCGTGAGCCACGGCTCGGACGGGACCAACAGCAGCGTCCCGGAGGGGAAGTTCCCGCTGGGGTTCGCGCTGACGCTGACGGCGTCGGCGCTCTTCTCCCTGATCCTGTCCCTGATGCAGCTCACCTTCGACAAGGTGCTCAAGAGCGACACCTTCTACGACGTGGTGGAGATGCAGTTCTGGAGCAACACCGCCGCGGCCGTGGTATCGGTAGCCGGGCTGTTCATCTCCGGCGAGTGGAGCTCcctggacggcgagatggacgggtATAAGAAGGGCAAGGTGGCCTACGGGATGACGCTGGCGTGGACGGCCATATCGTGGCAGCTGGCCACCGTGGGCATGATGGGGCTCGTCGCGGCGGTGTCGTCGCTCTTCACCAACGTGATCAGCACCGTGGGGTTGCCGCTGTCGCCCATCGTCGCCGTGATCTTCTTCGGCGACCAGATGGACGGGGTGAAGGTGCTGGCGATGCTCATAGGGGTCTGGGGGTTCTTGTCCTACATCTACCAGCACTACCTTGATGATGCCAAGGTTAAGAAGATACTAGCTGAGCGATTAGCCGACGACGACGAACACCAGACTGTTAAACTCAATACAGAGTGA